A window of the Drosophila simulans strain w501 chromosome 2L, Prin_Dsim_3.1, whole genome shotgun sequence genome harbors these coding sequences:
- the LOC6739236 gene encoding mucin-5AC, with amino-acid sequence MIIRWIVVIFMLTALEISISTTQTTTTTEPFPCIIFPSFPLCAQSTKSTSTTTKDSTTTAVSPTTAEDLKTTTVAPTTTENISTTSNAPTTTEGITTTESNQCKNFPHLPICLLSTTTTTSISDSTTTEDITTTAASSTTAEDLKTTTVAPTTTENISTTSNAPTTTEGITTTESNQCKNFPHLPICLLSTTTTTSISDSTTTEDITTTAASSTTAEDLKTTTPVPTTTDNIPTTTNVPTTTEEITTTTSAPTTTQEIPTTTIIPTSTTLATPTTEESATTPTGVSTTTADLSTTTLASSTDETTTTTAPTTTEGITTTTLAPTSTAEITTTTIGPTTTVEITATNTSPTATEELTTTTEEKTTTTAAPTTAVSSTTTEEPSTTTLASTATEEVTTTTTVTSTTEQATTTTTAPTTTEELTTTISPTTTSLAPTTTEDNSNTASTTTAEITTTTTAPSNQQAQHHHHHHHEVIGPPAFPLPPPGFPLPPPPFPFLGSLPEADPAVIAILPIPPPPPIPAFPRPPPRPPLPFGNFFG; translated from the exons ATG ATCATTCGCTGGATTGTAGTTATTTTCATGTTGACTGCACTTGAAATATCAATTTCAACCACGCAAACAACCACTACAACTGAACCATTTCCGTGTATCATTTTTCCGAGCTTTCCATTATGTGCACAATCAACCAAATCCACTTCCACAACTACAAAGGACAGCACGACCACTGCAGTATCTCCTACAACAGCTGAAGACTTGAAAACAACCACAGTTGCCCCTACAACCACAGAAAATATTTCGACCACCAGTAATGCACCCACAACGACAGAAGGAATAACTACAACGGAATCAAATCAGTGTAAAAATTTTCCGCACTTACCAATATGTTTGCTAAgtacaacgacaacaacatcCATATCTGATTCAACAACTACGGAGGACATCACGACCACTGCAGCATCTTCTACAACAGCTGAAGACTTGAAAACAACCACAGTTGCCCCTACAACCACAGAAAATATTTCGACCACCAGTAATGCACCCACAACGACAGAAGGAATAACTACAACGGAATCAAATCAGTGTAAAAATTTTCCGCACTTACCAATATGTTTGCTAAGtacgacgacaacaacatcCATATCTGATTCCACAACTACGGAGGACATCACGACCACTGCAGCATCTTCTACAACAGCTGAAGACTTGAAAACAACCACACCTGTTCCTACAACCACTGATAATATTCCCACCACTACAAATGTACCCACAACGACAGAAGAAATAACAACTACGACTTCCGCTCCTACGACCACTCAAGAAATACCAACAACTACAATCATTCCTACAAGTACTACTTTAGCTACACCAACAACCGAAGAATCAGCAACAACCCCTACAGGAGTTTCTACAACTACTGCAGATCTATCAACCACAACTTTAGCTTCATCTACTGATGAAACGACCACAACAACTGCTCCCACAACCACTGAAGGGATTACAACTACTACTCTTGCTCCTACTAGCACTGCagaaataacaacaaccacaatTGGTCCGACAACGACCGTAGAAATAACCGCAACCAATACTTCTCCTACTGCAACTGAAGAATTAACAACAACTACTGAAGAGAAAACAACGACTACGGCCGCTCCCACAACGGCAGTCTCTTCTACAACGACTGAAGAGCCATCGACCACTACTCTTGCTTCAACAGCAACTGAAGAAgtaacaacaactacaaccgTAACCTCAACGACCGAACAAGCAACGACAACCACTACTGCTCCTACTACTACTGAAGAATTAACGACAACAATATCTCCCACAACCACATCTTTAGCTCCAACAACTACTGAGGACAACTCAAACACCGCGTCTACAACCACTGCAGAAATAACAACCACAACGACAGCTCCCTCCAACCAACAGGCtcaacaccaccaccatcaccaccacgaAGTGATTGGACCTCCAGCCTTCCCGCTTCCACCGCCAGGCTTCCCCCTTCCACCTCCACCATTTCCATTCCTTGGATCCTTGCCAGAGGCTGATCCTGCTGTAATTGCTATACTACCTATTCCGCCTCCACCGCCGATCCCAGCATTTCCTCGACCACCGCCAAGACCTCCACTACCCTTCGGAAACTTTTTTGGataa
- the LOC6739237 gene encoding uncharacterized protein LOC6739237 isoform X1: protein MRVSLALWGTLCLWVVTANAQGFIPPPNVGLHNGPPFHNSQRRQLNLQQYNQQNFVQAGVELPIPHRSQHGPHPQHTHLHHQQQPQQHRFGQFPQQQQQQQQHQQPHSNQQFQRSTQNQLQTAPQFPQQQQQLPSPAAGLDLHHQNFLDLRNFAGSQQQQQNQQQHQQRHKQFDSRLQSTAFPPQPSPETYQQQQLQQQQQQFAYQQPQQFGPQVLPQTTQKLPSQAPVPTFQSIPQQQSQFNYQPQSSQQQQYQLTPQLGLPVPQIFSNVQATPFPEPTRGTFQQQQQPAQQPQFQHQFVNAPSPIQAQAQPADQEYKQKLIQKHEQFVAKQYEKSQHKVRQQHEEFLLKQHQIKQHILPTIVTQHNANYQNSPYVAAPARGRPVAHPTEYNQFNSALQQYYKEHPTTTTTTTTTTTTTEATTTPKKNIYAQVKSELGKFPSQKSKKPVKTIARDDLLKQLKAALSEAPQQPLTGNKTYDEMDLVLPNGQRVQVIRTTDPNLVQGQKAYSQEQLQTLLAQQALGGEAKLSLSDVAPSKSKDLELPGGGKVQILRSPDPQESDTLPSGSLPGGVDLSSLAALYGGGAGDIQGISNGANSIASSAVITSDSDEPPSLEELAKRGLIPDGYEIEGLSPKSQAPATAAPPTLPPKKKATYVYLEEQTDGSFKIQGVKANGEKETKQTGSEVESILERIRSGEIKLPPSVSRLTLPNDELVEIKSGKIIQTTRAPTTTTSTTTTTTTTPTPFISRGTPSNHRQYHPSRTSTTTTTTTAPTTARHNLIYESSTSHVNAASLIRTTTSPIYGGSTVTVSPYLEGVSTHLPVVTERLSDVANNAELLPPVPQYADALVQETENTEKAAQANPSTSSVLSNPSEDLLQILKTNGLFAMAKYLRQSGLDSILNETGPYTIFVPTDKAFKNLLVQLGGPERAEEKFQSNPRLLSGLLLHHVIPGAFEIATLQDEMTGVSLAGTQLRVNQYNMHDQEWNDVTLTTINGAMVVLNKKDIKIPQGVAHAVDRVMFPLPVGDILQTLQSDREGRFSNFLKILYTSGLSEKLQSKGVKTYTVFAPVDKSFSELDSDTLEKLYNDKDAAEQFAMKHIVPGALFSAGMRFYQVKDSLSTGKTVILQKTSAGKIKVNDAQMVTSNIPATNGVIHALDGVLA, encoded by the exons ATGAGGGTCTCTTTGGCACTGTGGGGCACTTTGTGCCTGTGGGTGGTCACCGCGAATGCACAAGGATTTATACCACCACCCAATGTCGGGCTTCACAATGGG CCGCCCTTTCACAACTCGCAGCGCCGCCAGCTAAATCTGCAGCAGTACAATCAGCAAAACTTTGTCCAGGCGGGCGTGGAGCTGCCCATTCCCCACCGCTCCCAACACGGCCCCCATCCGCAGCACACGCATCtgcatcaccagcagcagccgcagcagcaccGCTTCGGGCAGTtcccacagcagcagcagcagcagcagcagcatcagcagcccCACAGCAATCAGCAGTTCCAACGTTCGACCCAAAATCAACTTCAAACCGCTCCACAGttcccgcagcagcagcagcagttgcccTCTCCGGCCGCCGGTTTGGATCTGCATCATCAAAACTTCTTGGACTTGCGCAACTTCGCTGgctcccagcagcagcagcaaaatcagcaacagcatcagcagcgcCATAAGCAATTTG ATTCCCGCTTGCAGTCCACTGCTTTCCCTCCACAGCCATCACCGGAAACttaccagcaacagcaattgcagcaacaacagcagcagtttGCCTACCAGCAGCCCCAGCAGTTCGGACCACAGGTTCTGCCCCAGACCACACAGAAGCTGCCCAGCCAGGCGCCCGTGCCCACTTTCCAGTCGATTCCCCAGCAGCAGAGCCAGTTTAACTACCAGCCACAgtccagccagcagcagcagtatcaGCTCACTCCCCAGTTGGGATTGCCAGTGCCGCAGATCTTTAGCAATGTTCAGGCCACACCCTTCCCGGAGCCAACCAGAGGAACCttccagcaacagcagcagccagcgcAGCAGCCTCAGTTCCAGCATCAATTCGTTAATGCTCCATCGCCAATTCAGGCTCAGGCCCAACCAGCTGACCAGGAGTACAAGCAAAAGCTGATCCAGAAGCACGAGCAATTTGTGGCCAAGCAGTACGAAAAGTCGCAGCACAAGGTGCGTCAGCAGCACGAAGAATTCCTTCTGAAGCAGCATCAAATCAAGCAGCACATCCTGCCGACCATCGTGACCCAACACAATGCCAACTACCAGAACTCACCCTATGTGGCAGCACCGGCACGTGGAAGACCAGTGGCTCATCCCACTGAGTACAATCAGTTCAACAGTGCCCTGCAACAGTACTACAAGGAGCACCCGACGACGacaaccaccaccacgacgACAACCACAACGACTGAGGCCACAACcactccaaaaaaaaacatctaTGCTCAGGTTAAGTCGGAACTGGGAAAATTCCCAAGTCAGAAGAGCAAGAAACCCGTGAAGACCATTGCCCGGGATGATTTGCTTAAGCAACTCAAGGCAGCCTTGTCCGAAGCACCACAACAACCACTGACGGGAAACAAGACCTACGATGAGATGGACCTGGTTCTGCCCAACGGCCAGCGGGTTCAGGTGATTCGCACCACAGATCCCAATTTGGTCCAGGGGCAAAAGGCCTACTCCCAGGAGCAACTGCAAACTTTGCTGGCTCAACAGGCGTTGGGTGGCGAAGCCAAGCTAAGTTTGAGTGATGTGGCTCCCAGTAAGAGCAAGGATCTTGAGCTGCCCGGTGGTGGAAAGGTTCAAATTCTGCGTTCCCCCGATCCTCAGGAGTCGGACACCCTTCCTTCTGGTTCTCTGCCCGGTGGTGTTGATCTCTCTAGTTTGGCCGCTCTCTACGGCGGTGGTGCCGGTGATATTCAGGGCATCAGTAATGGAGCCAATAGCATTGCCAGTTCCGCAGTCATAACCTCGGATTCCGATGAACCACCATCCttggaggagctggccaagcgcGGACTCATTCCCGACGGCTATGAGATTGAGGGTCTCAGCCCAAAGTCACAGGCACCGGCCACAGCTGCACCACCAACTTTGCCGCCCAAGAAGAAGGCCACCTACGTTTACCTGGAGGAGCAGACCGATGGTAGCTTCAAAATCCAAGGAGTGAAGGCCAACGGCGAGAAGGAGACCAAGCAAACCGGATCCGAAGTGGAAAGCATTCTGGAGCGCATCAGGAGCGGAGAGATTAAGCTGCCGCCTTCGGTTTCCCGCCTAACATTGCCCAACGATGAGCTGGTAGAGATTAAGAGCGGCAAGATTATCCAAACCACGCGTGCACCCACCACGACCACAAGCACAACTACCACTACCACAACTACTCCAACGCCCTTCATTTCCCGTGGAACACCCAGCAATCACAGGCAGTATCACCCGTCAAGAACCTCAACCACCACTACCACAACCACTGCTCCCACAACCGCTCGCCACAATTTGATTTACGAGAGCAGCACCAGTCATGTGAATGCTGCTAGTCTGATCCGCACCACCACATCTCCCATTTACGGAGGATCCACGGTGACAGTTTCCCCATATCTGGAAGGTGTATCCACCCACTTGCCGGTGGTGACCGAGAGGCTGTCTGATGTGGCGAACAATGCAGAGCTCCTGCCACCTGTTCCCCAATATGCCGATGCCCTCGTCCAGGAGACGGAGAACACCGAGAAGGCCGCTCAAGCGAATCCCTCAACCAGTTCGGTGCTGTCCAATCCTAGCGAAGACCTACTGCAAATACTGAAGACTAACGGACTTTTCGCCATGGCCAAGTATCTAAGGCAGTCGGGTCTGGACAGCATACTCAACGAAACCGGACCGTATACCATCTTTGTTCCCACTGATAAGGCCTTCAAGAATCTTTTGGTGCAGTTGGGAGGACCAGAAAGAGCCGAGGAAAAGTTCCAGTCCAATCCCAGATTGCTGAGCGGG CTCCTACTCCATCATGTGATTCCAGGAGCTTTCGAGATCGCCACCCTGCAGGACGAGATGACTGGCGTTTCCCTGGCTGGAACACAGCTGCGAGTTAACCAGTACAACATGCATGACCAGGAGTGGAATGATGTGACT cTCACCACCATCAACGGAGCCATGGTTGTGCTGAACAAGAAGGACATCAAGATCCCGCAAGGAGTGGCTCACGCAGTCGATCGCGTGATGTTCCCACTGCCCGTTGGAGATATCCTGCAGACTTTGCAGTCTGATCGTGAGGGTCGCTTCAGCAATTTCCTGAAGATTCTGTACACCTCTGGACTGTCTGAAAAGCTTCAGAGCAAGG GTGTCAAGACGTACACTGTTTTCGCTCCTGTGGACAAAAGCTTCAGCGAATTGGATTCCGATACACTGGAGAAGCTGTACAATGACAAGGATGCCGCCGAACAGTTTGCCATGAAGCACATTGTACCCGGGGCTCTTTTCTCCGCTGGTATGCGTTTCTACCAGGTTAAGGACTCTTTGTCCACTGGCAAAACCGTGATTCTCCAGAAGACATCCGCGGGCAAGATTAAGGTCAACGATGCACAGATGGTTACATCCAATATTCCAGCCACGAATGGAGTGATTCACGCCCTGGATGGAGTCTTGGCGTGA
- the LOC6739237 gene encoding mediator of RNA polymerase II transcription subunit 15 isoform X2, translated as MRVSLALWGTLCLWVVTANAQGFIPPPNVGLHNGPPFHNSQRRQLNLQQYNQQNFVQAGVELPIPHRSQHGPHPQHTHLHHQQQPQQHRFGQFPQQQQQQQQQQQFAYQQPQQFGPQVLPQTTQKLPSQAPVPTFQSIPQQQSQFNYQPQSSQQQQYQLTPQLGLPVPQIFSNVQATPFPEPTRGTFQQQQQPAQQPQFQHQFVNAPSPIQAQAQPADQEYKQKLIQKHEQFVAKQYEKSQHKVRQQHEEFLLKQHQIKQHILPTIVTQHNANYQNSPYVAAPARGRPVAHPTEYNQFNSALQQYYKEHPTTTTTTTTTTTTTEATTTPKKNIYAQVKSELGKFPSQKSKKPVKTIARDDLLKQLKAALSEAPQQPLTGNKTYDEMDLVLPNGQRVQVIRTTDPNLVQGQKAYSQEQLQTLLAQQALGGEAKLSLSDVAPSKSKDLELPGGGKVQILRSPDPQESDTLPSGSLPGGVDLSSLAALYGGGAGDIQGISNGANSIASSAVITSDSDEPPSLEELAKRGLIPDGYEIEGLSPKSQAPATAAPPTLPPKKKATYVYLEEQTDGSFKIQGVKANGEKETKQTGSEVESILERIRSGEIKLPPSVSRLTLPNDELVEIKSGKIIQTTRAPTTTTSTTTTTTTTPTPFISRGTPSNHRQYHPSRTSTTTTTTTAPTTARHNLIYESSTSHVNAASLIRTTTSPIYGGSTVTVSPYLEGVSTHLPVVTERLSDVANNAELLPPVPQYADALVQETENTEKAAQANPSTSSVLSNPSEDLLQILKTNGLFAMAKYLRQSGLDSILNETGPYTIFVPTDKAFKNLLVQLGGPERAEEKFQSNPRLLSGLLLHHVIPGAFEIATLQDEMTGVSLAGTQLRVNQYNMHDQEWNDVTLTTINGAMVVLNKKDIKIPQGVAHAVDRVMFPLPVGDILQTLQSDREGRFSNFLKILYTSGLSEKLQSKGVKTYTVFAPVDKSFSELDSDTLEKLYNDKDAAEQFAMKHIVPGALFSAGMRFYQVKDSLSTGKTVILQKTSAGKIKVNDAQMVTSNIPATNGVIHALDGVLA; from the exons ATGAGGGTCTCTTTGGCACTGTGGGGCACTTTGTGCCTGTGGGTGGTCACCGCGAATGCACAAGGATTTATACCACCACCCAATGTCGGGCTTCACAATGGG CCGCCCTTTCACAACTCGCAGCGCCGCCAGCTAAATCTGCAGCAGTACAATCAGCAAAACTTTGTCCAGGCGGGCGTGGAGCTGCCCATTCCCCACCGCTCCCAACACGGCCCCCATCCGCAGCACACGCATCtgcatcaccagcagcagccgcagcagcaccGCTTCGGGCAGTtcccacagcagcagcagcagcagcagcagc agcagcagtttGCCTACCAGCAGCCCCAGCAGTTCGGACCACAGGTTCTGCCCCAGACCACACAGAAGCTGCCCAGCCAGGCGCCCGTGCCCACTTTCCAGTCGATTCCCCAGCAGCAGAGCCAGTTTAACTACCAGCCACAgtccagccagcagcagcagtatcaGCTCACTCCCCAGTTGGGATTGCCAGTGCCGCAGATCTTTAGCAATGTTCAGGCCACACCCTTCCCGGAGCCAACCAGAGGAACCttccagcaacagcagcagccagcgcAGCAGCCTCAGTTCCAGCATCAATTCGTTAATGCTCCATCGCCAATTCAGGCTCAGGCCCAACCAGCTGACCAGGAGTACAAGCAAAAGCTGATCCAGAAGCACGAGCAATTTGTGGCCAAGCAGTACGAAAAGTCGCAGCACAAGGTGCGTCAGCAGCACGAAGAATTCCTTCTGAAGCAGCATCAAATCAAGCAGCACATCCTGCCGACCATCGTGACCCAACACAATGCCAACTACCAGAACTCACCCTATGTGGCAGCACCGGCACGTGGAAGACCAGTGGCTCATCCCACTGAGTACAATCAGTTCAACAGTGCCCTGCAACAGTACTACAAGGAGCACCCGACGACGacaaccaccaccacgacgACAACCACAACGACTGAGGCCACAACcactccaaaaaaaaacatctaTGCTCAGGTTAAGTCGGAACTGGGAAAATTCCCAAGTCAGAAGAGCAAGAAACCCGTGAAGACCATTGCCCGGGATGATTTGCTTAAGCAACTCAAGGCAGCCTTGTCCGAAGCACCACAACAACCACTGACGGGAAACAAGACCTACGATGAGATGGACCTGGTTCTGCCCAACGGCCAGCGGGTTCAGGTGATTCGCACCACAGATCCCAATTTGGTCCAGGGGCAAAAGGCCTACTCCCAGGAGCAACTGCAAACTTTGCTGGCTCAACAGGCGTTGGGTGGCGAAGCCAAGCTAAGTTTGAGTGATGTGGCTCCCAGTAAGAGCAAGGATCTTGAGCTGCCCGGTGGTGGAAAGGTTCAAATTCTGCGTTCCCCCGATCCTCAGGAGTCGGACACCCTTCCTTCTGGTTCTCTGCCCGGTGGTGTTGATCTCTCTAGTTTGGCCGCTCTCTACGGCGGTGGTGCCGGTGATATTCAGGGCATCAGTAATGGAGCCAATAGCATTGCCAGTTCCGCAGTCATAACCTCGGATTCCGATGAACCACCATCCttggaggagctggccaagcgcGGACTCATTCCCGACGGCTATGAGATTGAGGGTCTCAGCCCAAAGTCACAGGCACCGGCCACAGCTGCACCACCAACTTTGCCGCCCAAGAAGAAGGCCACCTACGTTTACCTGGAGGAGCAGACCGATGGTAGCTTCAAAATCCAAGGAGTGAAGGCCAACGGCGAGAAGGAGACCAAGCAAACCGGATCCGAAGTGGAAAGCATTCTGGAGCGCATCAGGAGCGGAGAGATTAAGCTGCCGCCTTCGGTTTCCCGCCTAACATTGCCCAACGATGAGCTGGTAGAGATTAAGAGCGGCAAGATTATCCAAACCACGCGTGCACCCACCACGACCACAAGCACAACTACCACTACCACAACTACTCCAACGCCCTTCATTTCCCGTGGAACACCCAGCAATCACAGGCAGTATCACCCGTCAAGAACCTCAACCACCACTACCACAACCACTGCTCCCACAACCGCTCGCCACAATTTGATTTACGAGAGCAGCACCAGTCATGTGAATGCTGCTAGTCTGATCCGCACCACCACATCTCCCATTTACGGAGGATCCACGGTGACAGTTTCCCCATATCTGGAAGGTGTATCCACCCACTTGCCGGTGGTGACCGAGAGGCTGTCTGATGTGGCGAACAATGCAGAGCTCCTGCCACCTGTTCCCCAATATGCCGATGCCCTCGTCCAGGAGACGGAGAACACCGAGAAGGCCGCTCAAGCGAATCCCTCAACCAGTTCGGTGCTGTCCAATCCTAGCGAAGACCTACTGCAAATACTGAAGACTAACGGACTTTTCGCCATGGCCAAGTATCTAAGGCAGTCGGGTCTGGACAGCATACTCAACGAAACCGGACCGTATACCATCTTTGTTCCCACTGATAAGGCCTTCAAGAATCTTTTGGTGCAGTTGGGAGGACCAGAAAGAGCCGAGGAAAAGTTCCAGTCCAATCCCAGATTGCTGAGCGGG CTCCTACTCCATCATGTGATTCCAGGAGCTTTCGAGATCGCCACCCTGCAGGACGAGATGACTGGCGTTTCCCTGGCTGGAACACAGCTGCGAGTTAACCAGTACAACATGCATGACCAGGAGTGGAATGATGTGACT cTCACCACCATCAACGGAGCCATGGTTGTGCTGAACAAGAAGGACATCAAGATCCCGCAAGGAGTGGCTCACGCAGTCGATCGCGTGATGTTCCCACTGCCCGTTGGAGATATCCTGCAGACTTTGCAGTCTGATCGTGAGGGTCGCTTCAGCAATTTCCTGAAGATTCTGTACACCTCTGGACTGTCTGAAAAGCTTCAGAGCAAGG GTGTCAAGACGTACACTGTTTTCGCTCCTGTGGACAAAAGCTTCAGCGAATTGGATTCCGATACACTGGAGAAGCTGTACAATGACAAGGATGCCGCCGAACAGTTTGCCATGAAGCACATTGTACCCGGGGCTCTTTTCTCCGCTGGTATGCGTTTCTACCAGGTTAAGGACTCTTTGTCCACTGGCAAAACCGTGATTCTCCAGAAGACATCCGCGGGCAAGATTAAGGTCAACGATGCACAGATGGTTACATCCAATATTCCAGCCACGAATGGAGTGATTCACGCCCTGGATGGAGTCTTGGCGTGA